Proteins encoded in a region of the Isosphaeraceae bacterium EP7 genome:
- a CDS encoding SelL-related redox protein — protein MTTLATTLETTVDGVNLRPGSLGDQLDGRPTLVVFLRHLGCPFSRELLTDLKGRAEGDAGFPPVLFVAMGNPAEVESFAEGLWPGARVVSDPEQRLYRAFDVPRAGLGQLLGPKVWACGIRAIAKGHLGSKPIGDVMQMPAFLVLDGAKVVWRHVPRHAADHPDFGTLPGVAAAASAS, from the coding sequence ATGACGACTCTTGCAACCACGCTTGAAACCACCGTCGACGGGGTGAATCTGCGGCCGGGCTCGCTCGGGGATCAACTCGATGGCCGGCCTACTCTCGTCGTGTTCTTGCGGCACCTGGGGTGCCCGTTCAGCCGGGAGCTGCTGACGGATTTGAAGGGACGGGCCGAGGGGGACGCTGGGTTCCCTCCGGTTTTGTTCGTGGCGATGGGAAACCCGGCAGAGGTGGAATCGTTCGCGGAAGGGCTCTGGCCGGGGGCTCGGGTGGTCTCGGACCCGGAGCAGCGGCTGTATCGGGCGTTCGACGTGCCCAGGGCGGGGCTCGGTCAGTTGCTCGGGCCCAAGGTCTGGGCGTGCGGGATACGGGCGATCGCCAAGGGGCACCTGGGGAGCAAGCCGATCGGGGATGTGATGCAGATGCCGGCGTTCCTGGTGCTGGATGGGGCCAAGGTCGTCTGGAGGCACGTCCCGCGGCATGCGGCGGATCACCCAGATTTCGGGACGTTGCCCGGGGTGGCGGCCGCAGCGTCGGCGAGCTAG
- a CDS encoding HTTM domain-containing protein, which produces MGRILSDIGCNVGALAERLARAWARFFFSPADPTSLGLIRILAGSLLTWQMAVVGLDLNESLGSTGWVDPGASAEYLRAMTPGAWTFWPHVPDRLLGPAWAACMLICVAFTVGYRARYAAPLAWAVAVSTANRSPALTFGFDQILATLLLYLAATGASGQALSLDSHRATRRATRPTGPSINATARFDSCRPTVSANLSLRMIQLHLALIYLVSGLYKLPSPEWRDGSAMEMIVLTPEFGFFDLSWLLAYPTLLHLAAQSSVVLELSYPFLIFVRRLRYPTLAGIVLLHLGIIATLGLVEFGLTMIVANLAFIPGGSLRALFSERWQGSRMRGIAGANSSSSRERTRASARAS; this is translated from the coding sequence GTGGGGAGAATTCTGAGCGACATCGGCTGCAACGTCGGCGCTCTCGCCGAGCGCCTGGCGCGAGCCTGGGCCCGTTTCTTCTTCAGCCCGGCCGACCCGACCTCGCTCGGGCTCATCCGCATCCTGGCCGGCTCGCTGTTGACCTGGCAGATGGCCGTCGTCGGTCTCGACCTGAATGAGTCGCTCGGGTCGACGGGCTGGGTCGATCCTGGCGCCTCGGCGGAATATCTCCGAGCGATGACCCCGGGAGCATGGACCTTCTGGCCCCATGTCCCCGACCGCCTCCTCGGGCCCGCCTGGGCCGCATGCATGCTGATCTGCGTCGCCTTCACGGTCGGCTACCGAGCCCGCTACGCCGCGCCGCTCGCCTGGGCCGTCGCGGTCTCCACGGCCAACCGATCCCCGGCCCTGACATTCGGATTCGACCAGATTCTGGCCACCCTCCTCCTCTACCTCGCGGCGACCGGTGCGAGCGGTCAGGCCCTCTCTCTCGACTCGCATCGGGCCACGAGACGGGCGACCCGACCGACCGGCCCATCAATAAACGCGACTGCACGTTTCGACTCGTGTCGGCCTACCGTCTCCGCGAACCTATCGCTCCGAATGATCCAGCTCCACCTCGCGTTAATTTATTTGGTGTCCGGACTGTACAAGTTGCCGAGCCCTGAATGGCGGGATGGCTCGGCGATGGAGATGATCGTCCTGACGCCCGAGTTCGGGTTCTTCGACCTCTCCTGGCTGCTCGCCTACCCCACCTTGCTCCACCTCGCCGCCCAGTCCAGCGTCGTCCTCGAACTGTCTTACCCGTTCCTCATCTTCGTCCGGCGCTTGCGTTACCCGACTCTCGCCGGAATCGTGCTGCTGCATCTGGGAATCATCGCAACCCTCGGCCTCGTCGAGTTCGGCCTGACCATGATCGTCGCCAACCTCGCGTTCATCCCGGGTGGATCCCTGCGAGCCTTGTTCTCCGAACGGTGGCAAGGCTCCCGAATGCGGGGCATCGCAGGGGCCAACTCATCCTCGAGTCGCGAACGAACTCGGGCCTCCGCCCGAGCGTCATGA
- a CDS encoding MBL fold metallo-hydrolase, whose product MRITFHGAAQQVTGSAHLLEFGDKKVLLDCGLFDSNRMEMDSPNRRFTFDPREIDALVISHAHNDHIGRVPLLVREGFRGPIYVHPATADITSVMLRDSARIQREDARGGGPRDKAPAEPLFEIHDVESVVDQFQRIPYETTIELFDGVNLTLHDAGHILGSSMVQLDYREHGRDRRFLFTGDLGRRNTGLLPDPTIVKDVDILVAESTYGHKELDPNDKLMKQLHAIVARATRLGGKVIIPAFSLGRTQQMAYCFQELFTNHNVRPIPVFVDSPLASRLTDIHREHPESYTPEARALMDPDPMYFGSKYVEFCQSWDDSRRLNYQTGPMVVIASSGMCEAGRIRHHLRHAVTDPDNAIVIVSYQADKTLGRQLADGVERITIMDQWLDLNAAVYVLDGFSGHADRNDLAWWFAQTGGHIEKAFLVHGETQALEALKPVLQTQVDSEVIVPSLLDSFEV is encoded by the coding sequence TTGCGAATCACGTTCCATGGGGCGGCTCAGCAGGTCACGGGTAGCGCTCATCTCCTCGAATTCGGCGACAAGAAGGTCCTGCTCGACTGCGGCCTGTTCGATTCCAACCGGATGGAGATGGACAGTCCCAACCGGCGGTTCACCTTCGATCCCCGTGAAATCGACGCCCTGGTCATCTCGCACGCCCACAATGACCACATCGGCCGGGTCCCGCTGCTCGTCCGCGAAGGCTTCCGCGGCCCCATCTACGTCCACCCCGCCACCGCCGACATTACCAGCGTGATGCTCCGCGACAGCGCCCGGATCCAGCGCGAGGACGCGCGAGGCGGCGGACCCCGCGACAAGGCGCCCGCCGAGCCCCTCTTCGAGATCCACGACGTCGAGTCGGTCGTCGACCAGTTCCAGAGGATCCCCTACGAGACGACCATCGAGCTCTTCGACGGCGTGAACCTGACCCTCCACGACGCCGGCCACATCCTCGGCTCGTCGATGGTGCAGCTCGACTACCGCGAGCACGGCCGCGACCGGAGGTTCCTCTTCACCGGCGACCTAGGCCGCCGCAACACCGGCTTGCTGCCCGACCCGACGATCGTTAAAGACGTCGATATCCTTGTAGCCGAGAGCACTTACGGCCACAAAGAGCTCGATCCCAACGACAAGTTGATGAAGCAGCTGCACGCCATCGTGGCCCGCGCCACCAGGCTCGGCGGCAAGGTGATCATCCCCGCCTTCAGCCTGGGCCGGACCCAGCAGATGGCCTACTGCTTCCAGGAACTGTTCACCAACCACAACGTCCGGCCGATCCCGGTCTTCGTCGACAGCCCGCTCGCCTCCAGGCTCACCGACATCCACCGCGAGCACCCCGAGTCGTACACCCCCGAGGCCAGGGCCCTGATGGACCCCGACCCGATGTACTTCGGGTCCAAGTACGTCGAGTTCTGCCAGTCGTGGGACGACTCACGCCGCCTGAACTACCAGACGGGCCCGATGGTCGTCATCGCCTCGTCGGGCATGTGCGAGGCCGGCCGGATCCGCCACCACCTGCGCCACGCCGTGACCGACCCCGACAACGCGATCGTCATCGTCAGCTATCAGGCCGACAAGACTCTCGGCCGCCAGCTCGCCGACGGCGTCGAGCGCATCACGATCATGGACCAGTGGCTCGACCTGAACGCCGCCGTTTACGTCCTGGACGGCTTCTCAGGCCACGCCGACCGCAATGACCTGGCCTGGTGGTTCGCCCAGACCGG